The following coding sequences are from one Nonlabens arenilitoris window:
- the dapF gene encoding diaminopimelate epimerase → MSHIHFYKYQGTGNDFVMIDNRDQLFSKNDTKLIELLCDRKFGIGADGLILLENHPTAHFKMVYYNADGQESTMCGNGGRCLVRFAQFLEIIKDTATFEAIDGMHHARVVDDISISLQMSDVTEMRIENTYVYTDTGSPHHVQLTENLTEIDVYKEGKYLRDNVYGKAGANINFVQLQDSNTFKVRTYERGVEDETLSCGTGVTAVAIAMHKTNHTASNEVTLETPGGVLKVSFEACDTGYENIWLTGPALQVFKGTFTA, encoded by the coding sequence ATGAGCCACATACACTTCTATAAATATCAAGGAACCGGTAACGACTTTGTCATGATTGATAATCGTGATCAATTATTTTCCAAAAACGATACCAAACTCATAGAGTTATTATGTGACCGTAAATTTGGCATAGGTGCAGATGGACTAATCTTATTAGAAAATCATCCTACGGCACATTTTAAAATGGTCTATTATAACGCAGATGGGCAAGAAAGTACCATGTGTGGTAATGGAGGAAGATGCCTTGTGCGATTTGCACAATTTCTAGAAATTATCAAAGACACAGCAACCTTTGAAGCAATAGATGGTATGCATCACGCTCGAGTTGTAGATGATATATCTATCAGTTTGCAAATGAGTGATGTCACAGAAATGAGGATAGAAAACACCTATGTGTATACAGATACAGGATCGCCACATCATGTTCAGCTTACTGAAAATTTGACAGAAATAGATGTTTATAAAGAAGGAAAGTACTTGCGAGATAATGTATATGGAAAAGCTGGTGCAAATATTAATTTTGTTCAGCTTCAAGATAGCAACACTTTTAAAGTACGTACTTATGAACGTGGAGTAGAGGATGAAACACTAAGTTGCGGTACTGGCGTCACAGCTGTTGCTATTGCTATGCACAAGACTAACCACACTGCGTCTAATGAGGTGACTTTAGAAACACCTGGTGGTGTTTTAAAAGTATCTTTTGAAGCTTGTGATACTGGATATGAAAATATATGGCTGACAGGTCCTGCACTGCAAGTATTTAAAGGAACCTTTACCGCATGA
- a CDS encoding GNAT family N-acetyltransferase: MMLQSQHCFLRAVDPEDMEFIYKLENNSELWEVGNTWTPFSKYTIREYLENAHRDIYEVKQLRLAICNLKEEIIGVVDLYDFDPYHKRAGVGIVISQHADRQKGYASQGLQLMIDYAFKHLRLHQLYAGVTEDNVASRRLFEKLRFRESGIKKDWIATETSYKNEITYQLINE, from the coding sequence ATGATGTTGCAGTCCCAACATTGCTTCTTGAGAGCTGTAGATCCCGAGGATATGGAATTTATCTATAAATTAGAAAATAATTCTGAGTTATGGGAAGTGGGAAATACATGGACACCATTTTCAAAATATACCATAAGAGAATATCTAGAAAATGCACATCGTGATATCTATGAGGTTAAGCAATTGCGACTTGCCATTTGTAATTTAAAAGAAGAAATAATAGGTGTTGTGGATCTTTACGATTTTGATCCTTATCATAAACGTGCTGGTGTAGGAATCGTGATATCTCAACATGCTGATAGGCAAAAAGGTTATGCCTCTCAAGGATTACAGTTAATGATCGATTATGCTTTTAAACATTTAAGATTACACCAGTTATATGCCGGTGTTACTGAAGATAATGTGGCTAGTAGAAGATTGTTTGAGAAATTACGCTTTCGCGAAAGCGGAATAAAAAAAGACTGGATTGCCACAGAAACATCATATAAAAACGAAATCACCTACCAGCTTATCAATGAATAA
- the mltG gene encoding endolytic transglycosylase MltG: MNKYKNVIVGVALVGLIAMSVFAYKVYSTFFSANTNFDTQTYEVFIPSTADYNAAFMLVADAVDDRDAFHETAVRKGYNSNIKPGRYILKKGMSNNDIINTIRSQNQPVKVRFNNQERLEDLAGRLAQQVEPDSLTLLKVMKDPAFLKEHGFTEETALTMYMPNSYDCYWNTSAVKLRDKMLSAYENFWNEDRLAKAKKIDLTPQEVYTLASIVQKETAKADERPRVAGVYMNRLNRGIKLDADPTVIYAKKLKEKDFSQTIKRVLYVDLTIDSPYNTYKYSSLPPGPIVTPDLNAIDAVLNYEKHGYYYFVANVENFGYHKFAKTLSQHNVNAAAYRRWVSRQGINR; the protein is encoded by the coding sequence ATGAATAAATATAAAAACGTAATTGTAGGAGTAGCCCTAGTAGGACTGATAGCAATGTCAGTGTTTGCTTATAAAGTATACAGTACATTTTTTAGTGCAAACACTAATTTTGATACACAAACCTATGAAGTCTTTATTCCTTCTACTGCAGATTATAATGCTGCTTTTATGCTTGTAGCAGACGCTGTTGATGACAGAGACGCATTTCATGAAACAGCTGTCCGTAAAGGTTATAATTCAAACATAAAACCTGGTCGTTACATTCTAAAGAAAGGAATGAGTAATAATGATATTATCAATACGATACGCAGTCAAAACCAACCTGTTAAGGTGCGATTTAATAATCAAGAACGATTAGAAGATCTAGCCGGACGGCTAGCACAGCAGGTGGAACCAGATAGCCTCACTCTATTAAAAGTGATGAAAGATCCAGCATTTTTAAAAGAACATGGGTTTACAGAAGAAACTGCACTGACTATGTATATGCCTAATTCTTATGATTGCTACTGGAATACTAGTGCTGTAAAGCTGAGAGATAAAATGTTAAGTGCTTATGAGAATTTCTGGAACGAAGACAGACTTGCTAAAGCAAAAAAGATCGATCTCACACCTCAAGAAGTATATACACTTGCCAGTATAGTCCAGAAAGAAACAGCTAAAGCAGATGAACGTCCTAGAGTAGCTGGTGTTTACATGAATAGATTAAATAGAGGTATAAAGCTAGATGCAGACCCAACCGTTATTTATGCTAAAAAATTAAAGGAAAAAGACTTCAGTCAGACTATTAAACGTGTGTTATACGTTGATTTAACTATCGATTCTCCTTATAATACTTACAAATATTCTAGTTTACCACCTGGACCTATAGTAACACCAGACCTGAACGCTATCGACGCAGTTCTTAATTATGAGAAACATGGCTATTATTATTTTGTTGCTAATGTTGAAAATTTTGGATATCATAAGTTTGCTAAGACTTTAAGTCAACATAATGTAAATGCAGCTGCTTATCGCAGATGGGTGAGTAGGCAAGGAATAAATAGGTAA